A genomic segment from Malus domestica chromosome 05, GDT2T_hap1 encodes:
- the LOC103436490 gene encoding abscisic acid 8'-hydroxylase 4 gives MEIASILICIFLFLSTLFSYYLIQRQKRNSMHKAKLPPGSMGWPYIGETLQMYSMDPNIFFATKQKRYGDVFKTHILGCPCVMLASPEATKFVLVTHAHLFKPTYPKSKEKLIGPSALFFHQGDYHISLRKLIQNSLSPNPNTIQKLVPGIEALVISALDSWAEGRKVINTYHEMKKFSFDVGFLAIFGQLDETYREKLKENYCIVDKGYNSFPTKIPGTAYQKALLARKRLGEILSQIICERKEKKTMQNDLLGHLLNFQDENGQTLTEDQISDNIIGVLFAAQDTTASALTWVLKYLHDNPKILEAVEAEQKTTYEANDVCKKTLSWAQIKNMPLTYRVILESLRMASIISFTFREAVVDLEYKGYLIPKGWKVMPLFRNIHHSPEFFSDPQNFDPSRFEVGPKPNTFMPFGKGVHACPGNELAKLEMLSLVHHLVTKFRWEVVGSQSGIQYGPFPIPQHGLPARFWKESNQSQTQLGGH, from the exons ATGGAGATTGCTTCTATTTTAATATGCatattcctcttcctctcaaCTCTTTTCTCATACTACTTGATACAGAGACAAAAGAGAAATTCTATGCACAAAGCTAAACTCCCCCCAGGCTCAATGGGGTGGCCTTACATAGGAGAGACTCTCCAAATGTACTCTATGGACCCAAACATATTCTTTGCTACAAAGCAGAAAAG GTATGGAGATGTATTCAAAACCCACATACTTGGATGCCCTTGCGTCATGCTGGCAAGCCCTGAGGCCACAAAGTTTGTGCTGGTGACTCATGCCCACTTGTTCAAACCCACATACCCAAAGAGCAAGGAGAAGTTGATTGGTCCTTCTGCTCTCTTCTTTCACCAAGGAGATTACCATATTAGCCTTAGGAAGCTCATTCAGAACTCTCTGTCCCCCAATCCCAACACTATTCAGAAACTAGTTCCTGGCATTGAAGCATTGGTCATTTCTGCCTTGGACTCATGGGCTGAAGGACGAAAAGTCATCAACACGTATCATGAGATGAAAAAG TTCTCCTTTGATGTTGGCTTTCTGGCAATCTTTGGTCAGTTGGATGAGACTTACAGAGAAAAGCTCAAGGAGAATTACTGCATAGTAGATAAGGGTTACAATTCCTTTCCAACAAAAATACCTGGAACTGCATATCAGAAAGCTCTCTTG GCAAGGAAAAGGCTCGGTGAGATTTTGAGTCAGATAATTTGTgagaggaaggaaaagaaaaccatGCAGAATGATTTATTGGGTCATCTGCTGAATTTCCAAGATGAAAATGGGCAAACTTTAACTGAGGATCAAATTTCTGATAACATCATTGGAGTTCTGTTTGCAGCCCAAGACACTACAGCTAGTGCTCTAACATGGGTTCTCAAGTACCTCCACGATAACCCGAAAATTCTTGAAGCTGTGGAG GCTGAGCAAAAGACCACATATGAAGCAAATGATGTATGTAAGAAGACCTTGAGTTGGGCACAGATTAAGAATATGCCACTCACATATAGG GTTATATTGGAGAGCTTGAGGATGGCAAGTATAATATCTTTCACATTTAGGGAAGCTGTGGTTGATTTAGAATACAAAG GATATCTTATACCAAAGGGTTGGAAGGTTATGCCATTGTTTAGGAACATACATCATAGTCCAGAATTCTTCTCAGACCCTCAAAATTTTGATCCATCGAGGTTTGAG GTTGGTCCAAAGCCTAACACTTTCATGCCATTTGGGAAAGGAGTGCATGCTTGTCCAGGAAATGAGCTTGCCAAGTTGGAAATGCTCAGTTTGGTCCACCACCTTGTGACCAAATTCAG GTGGGAAGTGGTGGGATCACAAAGTGGGATTCAGTATGGTCCATTTCCAATTCCTCAGCATGGACTACCAGCCAGATTTTGGAAAGAATCCAACCAATCTCAAACACAACTTGGGGGCCACTAA